A genomic window from Clostridium aceticum includes:
- a CDS encoding glycosyltransferase translates to MKKVFLIDSSYPINSRNQRILESLDKKFEVGYVTWNRENSNLISEKFKSKIYNKKSRYGNKVLKAVKLYGFFKFIKSSIREEKPDIVIASHWDMLVLAAIIKGKYKFNLVYENLDMPDSKNVLIRKILRSFEKLSLKKVDGIILASRFFKDYYAGENCLVYENYTLMKKDIKYNSDLKKKKTIAFIGNVRHFDILKNLFLAFKNDTSYEIHIYGSGIVKVKLEEFCESNKISNAIFHGAYLYKDIPKIYSMVDYVWAAYPNKSFNVVHAISNKFFEVIAFNKIGIFSNETNLGKLVSSSGIGIVVNPYSIESIRNEIIKLEKNESAKKIIHNIDAFKKGESVYWKDYEGKLTGFIEEL, encoded by the coding sequence ATGAAAAAAGTATTTTTGATCGATTCTTCATACCCAATTAACAGCAGAAATCAAAGAATCTTAGAATCTCTTGACAAAAAATTTGAAGTTGGATATGTAACCTGGAATAGGGAAAATTCAAACTTAATATCAGAAAAGTTCAAGAGTAAAATATACAATAAGAAATCTAGATACGGAAATAAAGTTTTGAAAGCTGTTAAGCTGTATGGTTTTTTTAAGTTTATAAAAAGCTCCATTAGAGAAGAAAAACCAGATATTGTGATTGCTTCTCATTGGGACATGCTCGTCCTTGCAGCAATAATTAAAGGAAAATATAAATTTAATTTAGTATATGAAAATTTAGATATGCCTGACAGCAAAAATGTATTGATTAGGAAAATTTTAAGGAGTTTTGAGAAATTGAGTTTAAAAAAAGTTGATGGAATCATACTTGCATCTAGGTTTTTTAAAGATTATTATGCAGGAGAAAATTGCCTTGTTTATGAGAATTATACTTTAATGAAAAAGGATATTAAATACAATAGCGACTTAAAAAAGAAAAAAACCATAGCTTTTATTGGAAACGTAAGACATTTTGATATATTAAAGAATCTATTTTTAGCTTTTAAAAATGATACATCTTATGAAATTCATATTTATGGGTCAGGAATCGTGAAGGTAAAGTTAGAAGAATTTTGTGAAAGCAATAAAATTAGTAATGCAATTTTCCATGGAGCCTATTTGTATAAAGATATACCAAAGATATACTCAATGGTAGATTATGTTTGGGCAGCCTATCCTAATAAGTCTTTTAATGTAGTTCACGCAATTTCAAATAAATTTTTTGAAGTTATAGCATTTAACAAGATTGGCATCTTTTCTAATGAAACAAATTTAGGAAAATTAGTTAGTTCTAGTGGAATAGGAATTGTAGTTAATCCATACTCTATTGAATCAATTAGGAATGAAATAATTAAGTTAGAAAAGAATGAAAGTGCAAAAAAGATTATTCATAATATTGATGCTTTTAAAAAGGGAGAAAGTGTTTACTGGAAAGATTATGAGGGTAAGCTGACAGGTTTTATTGAAGAATTGTAA
- a CDS encoding polysaccharide biosynthesis C-terminal domain-containing protein has translation MLKVKKKNMLIKILPIIAYLLGPMLNLLILPIVTHSINPDEYGIYNYYISIINYILIFTFFTSINSGVLRFLNTKFVDYKKDKVALVKIIGISTILYFIVSGLVFLIYKDPLFLFLIIGYYFINLTTFYKSFLNINGNKLNFSLLIISITILQYVVVLIMYYYRVVNVYHLLLGNFVLSVIFISRIIYLKRNMLNVLKAKTEDDTYKKLFRFMIPTIGIALAGIILSSGDRIIIKNLLEQGDFYVGIYSVNYVIYAQVMDILTALFFLYIPYFLYTKYESKGIEDYLKGLNLFFDSYLLIGTLIFTLVSINYDKINFILFDEKYLVDSKLSLYVLAGQFYFGLYRIISSYFKVVNKNVTLTVILIFIAVLNIVLNIIFIPQYGYIAAAVTTLICYILLFLLTYIFYFNSSKTNIISAVSFVNLILPLFIIWALKTPNIYSSKATVMLEILYKSLIATVLYVLVNLRRFKKIYHGFNH, from the coding sequence ATGTTAAAAGTTAAGAAAAAAAATATGTTGATAAAAATACTCCCTATAATTGCGTATCTTCTGGGACCGATGCTTAATCTACTTATATTACCAATTGTAACCCATTCAATCAACCCTGATGAATATGGTATCTACAACTATTATATTTCCATCATAAATTATATACTTATATTTACTTTTTTTACTTCTATTAATAGCGGTGTGCTAAGGTTTCTTAATACAAAATTTGTGGATTATAAAAAAGATAAAGTTGCGCTAGTCAAAATAATTGGAATTTCTACGATTCTATATTTTATAGTGTCAGGATTGGTATTTTTAATATATAAAGATCCTTTGTTTTTATTTTTAATTATAGGTTATTATTTTATTAACTTAACAACATTTTATAAAAGTTTTTTAAATATAAACGGGAATAAACTTAATTTTTCATTATTAATAATTTCAATTACCATTTTACAATATGTAGTAGTTTTAATAATGTATTATTATCGGGTTGTGAATGTGTATCATTTACTTCTAGGGAATTTTGTTCTTAGTGTCATATTCATATCAAGAATAATATATTTAAAAAGAAACATGTTAAATGTTTTGAAAGCCAAAACAGAAGATGATACGTACAAAAAATTATTTAGGTTTATGATACCGACGATCGGCATTGCATTAGCAGGAATTATTCTTTCATCAGGTGATAGAATAATTATCAAAAATTTGCTAGAACAGGGGGATTTTTATGTAGGTATATATTCTGTAAATTATGTTATATACGCTCAAGTAATGGATATTTTAACTGCATTGTTTTTCCTTTATATACCATACTTTCTTTATACTAAATATGAATCAAAAGGAATAGAAGATTATTTAAAAGGTTTGAATCTTTTTTTTGATTCATACCTACTTATTGGGACACTTATATTTACATTGGTTTCTATAAATTATGACAAGATTAATTTTATTTTATTTGATGAGAAATACTTAGTAGATTCGAAATTATCTTTATATGTTTTAGCAGGTCAATTTTACTTTGGACTTTATCGTATTATTTCTAGTTACTTCAAAGTCGTGAATAAAAATGTAACACTAACTGTCATACTTATATTTATTGCCGTTTTGAATATTGTACTAAATATTATATTTATACCTCAATATGGTTATATAGCTGCTGCAGTAACAACGCTCATATGTTACATTTTGCTATTTTTATTAACATATATATTTTACTTTAATTCCAGCAAAACTAATATCATTTCTGCAGTAAGTTTTGTCAACTTGATTCTGCCACTATTTATAATTTGGGCGCTTAAAACACCTAATATATATTCCTCAAAAGCTACAGTAATGTTAGAAATTTTATATAAGTCTCTAATTGCCACTGTGTTATATGTGTTGGTAAACCTACGAAGATTTAAAAAAATATACCATGGATTTAATCATTAA
- a CDS encoding EpsG family protein — protein MIWIIHFTIINILLYVSKRKKDDGFFIKSTFFYSIFVFGQRWMTGEDFPGYLLYYISGFTGKEIGYFALQNLFANKNLYFGLFIFLIYTITVFNNFKFIKRINKNTVFMIYLYMFLELYFMQMSQIRQFIAVSFFIHSYYFIFQRMYCRSLINLIIAISFHFSAVIIIPILFIRMKLSKKTMFYFVILCCALPLVNIKVLFNLGILNTYSHYIGSVYDTGLSFFHFIRYYAILFIILLYIYNIKIDVSSRIDRMILNGVLFYLVLYGLSFQFAPMMRVSYYLKIFEFIFIGYYIKDIKHFSPKLVKGTIVSMFLLFYLSIAIIDPYNITRYEFRPLQLRENRTDSELRMEIHNFYYD, from the coding sequence ATGATTTGGATTATTCACTTTACTATAATTAATATACTGCTGTATGTATCTAAACGAAAAAAAGATGACGGGTTTTTTATAAAATCTACATTTTTTTATTCCATTTTTGTTTTTGGACAAAGGTGGATGACAGGTGAAGATTTTCCGGGATACCTTCTATATTATATTTCTGGTTTTACAGGAAAAGAAATAGGATATTTTGCGCTTCAAAACTTATTTGCTAACAAGAATTTATATTTTGGGTTATTTATTTTTTTAATTTATACTATTACTGTATTTAATAACTTTAAGTTTATAAAAAGAATTAATAAAAATACTGTTTTCATGATTTATCTGTATATGTTCCTAGAACTATATTTTATGCAGATGTCTCAAATAAGGCAGTTCATCGCGGTAAGTTTTTTTATTCATAGTTACTACTTTATATTTCAACGCATGTATTGTAGAAGCCTAATAAATCTGATTATTGCTATTTCTTTTCATTTTTCTGCAGTAATAATAATACCAATTTTATTTATTAGAATGAAGTTATCCAAAAAAACAATGTTTTACTTTGTTATATTATGCTGTGCCTTGCCACTAGTTAACATTAAAGTGTTATTTAATTTAGGTATTTTAAACACGTATTCACATTACATTGGGAGTGTATATGATACTGGTTTAAGTTTCTTCCATTTTATAAGGTATTATGCAATTCTTTTTATTATTTTGCTTTATATTTATAACATAAAAATTGATGTATCATCTAGAATAGATAGGATGATACTTAACGGTGTGTTGTTTTATTTAGTGCTATATGGGTTGAGTTTTCAGTTTGCACCTATGATGCGAGTGTCTTACTATCTTAAGATATTTGAGTTTATTTTTATAGGATATTATATAAAAGACATTAAGCACTTTTCTCCAAAGCTTGTAAAAGGCACTATTGTATCTATGTTTTTATTATTTTATCTGAGCATAGCCATAATTGATCCCTATAATATAACAAGATATGAATTCAGACCTCTGCAACTACGCGAAAACAGAACTGATTCAGAGTTGCGTATGGAAATTCATAACTTCTATTATGATTAA
- a CDS encoding nucleotide sugar dehydrogenase, producing MINVIGLGYIGLPTALMFAKSGIEVVGTDLNEKLIDSLSKGKLTFEEDGLEELFKDAVEKGIKFTTEYQKTDIYIIAVPTPYINSSKKLDPKYVISAVNTVLDVCEKGAVLIIESTISPGSIDKYVRPEIAGRGFELGKDVHLVHAPERIIPGNMIYELEYNSRTVGADDSLVGKKAKELYSSFCKSEIVVTDIRSAEMSKVVENTYRDVNIAFANELAKICRNDNMDVYEIIRIANKHPRVNILQPGPGVGGHCISVDPWFLVGDYPDLTNLILTARKINDSMPTHVLGRIRDIMREHKITDISKIGIYGLAYKENVDDTRESPTLQLLERMDEHLAFGVKVYDPFIKERIVDHQFMNFEDFINEIELLVIITAHDHIKNNLDLVKGKLILDAKNICDFDGVYKL from the coding sequence ATGATTAATGTAATAGGACTAGGCTACATAGGCTTGCCAACAGCTTTAATGTTTGCAAAGAGTGGAATTGAAGTTGTTGGAACAGATTTAAACGAAAAATTAATAGACTCACTCTCAAAAGGAAAGTTGACTTTTGAGGAAGACGGCCTAGAAGAACTTTTTAAGGATGCTGTGGAAAAAGGTATTAAGTTTACAACGGAATATCAGAAAACAGATATTTATATTATTGCAGTTCCTACACCTTATATAAACTCAAGTAAGAAATTAGATCCTAAATATGTGATTTCAGCAGTTAATACAGTTCTTGATGTATGTGAAAAAGGAGCGGTTTTAATTATCGAGTCTACAATATCTCCAGGATCTATAGATAAATATGTTAGACCTGAGATAGCGGGGAGAGGTTTTGAACTTGGTAAGGATGTTCATTTAGTGCATGCTCCAGAAAGAATTATACCTGGAAACATGATCTATGAACTTGAGTATAACTCTAGAACTGTAGGTGCTGATGACTCTTTAGTAGGAAAAAAAGCAAAAGAATTATATTCGAGTTTTTGTAAATCTGAGATTGTAGTTACAGATATTAGATCAGCAGAAATGTCTAAAGTAGTAGAAAATACTTATAGAGATGTTAATATTGCTTTTGCTAATGAGCTTGCTAAGATTTGTAGAAATGACAATATGGATGTATATGAGATTATACGTATAGCTAATAAACATCCAAGAGTAAATATTCTACAGCCAGGGCCGGGAGTAGGTGGGCACTGTATTTCAGTAGACCCATGGTTTTTAGTAGGAGATTATCCTGACTTAACTAACTTGATACTTACAGCTAGAAAAATTAATGATTCTATGCCTACACATGTATTAGGAAGAATAAGAGATATTATGAGAGAACATAAAATCACTGATATTTCGAAGATTGGTATATATGGACTTGCATATAAGGAAAATGTTGATGATACCAGAGAAAGTCCCACCCTTCAACTACTTGAAAGAATGGACGAGCATTTGGCCTTTGGAGTTAAAGTGTATGATCCATTTATTAAGGAGAGAATTGTAGATCATCAATTTATGAATTTTGAAGATTTTATAAATGAGATAGAGCTTTTGGTTATTATTACAGCTCATGATCATATTAAAAATAATTTAGATTTAGTTAAAGGCAAACTTATACTTGATGCTAAGAATATTTGTGATTTTGATGGAGTTTATAAATTATAA
- the wecB gene encoding non-hydrolyzing UDP-N-acetylglucosamine 2-epimerase, whose protein sequence is MKKIMVVFGTRPEAIKMCPLVKELKTREKLNTLVCVTGQHREMLDQVLTAFDVVPDYDLSIMKAKQTLFDVTINILEKMKAVLEEVKPDVVLVHGDTSTTFVTALACFYLQIPVGHVEAGLRTYNIYSPYPEEFNRQAVGIVSNYNFAPTEMSKENLLKEGKNPETIHVTGNTAIDALKTTVRDDYTHEHLDWASDSRLIMITAHRRENLGEPMRNMFRAIKRIIDETSDIKATYPIHMNPVVREAAQEILGDTDRIRIIEPLEVVDFHNFLSRSHLILTDSGGIQEEAPSLGKPVLVMRDTTERPEGIAAGTLKLVGTDEEVIYKTFKQLLEDQSEYDKMSKASNPYGDGFASKRIVDILEEGL, encoded by the coding sequence ATGAAAAAAATAATGGTGGTCTTTGGCACTAGACCTGAAGCGATAAAGATGTGCCCTTTAGTAAAAGAACTAAAGACAAGAGAAAAATTAAATACGCTTGTTTGTGTGACGGGTCAACATAGGGAAATGCTAGATCAAGTTTTAACTGCGTTTGATGTAGTTCCAGATTATGATCTTTCTATTATGAAAGCTAAGCAGACTCTATTTGATGTTACCATAAATATTCTAGAAAAAATGAAAGCTGTTCTTGAAGAAGTTAAGCCTGATGTGGTTTTAGTCCATGGAGATACTTCTACTACATTTGTAACAGCATTGGCTTGTTTTTATCTTCAGATTCCGGTAGGACATGTAGAAGCAGGCCTTCGAACTTATAATATTTATTCTCCATATCCGGAAGAGTTTAATAGACAAGCTGTTGGTATTGTTTCAAATTACAACTTTGCTCCGACTGAGATGTCAAAAGAAAATCTTTTAAAAGAAGGTAAAAATCCTGAAACTATTCATGTGACCGGTAATACAGCAATTGATGCACTTAAGACTACAGTTCGTGATGATTATACACATGAGCATCTAGATTGGGCATCAGATAGTAGACTTATTATGATTACTGCTCATAGAAGAGAGAACCTAGGCGAACCTATGAGAAATATGTTTAGGGCTATAAAAAGGATTATTGATGAAACTTCTGATATAAAAGCAACCTACCCAATTCATATGAATCCTGTTGTTAGAGAAGCTGCTCAGGAGATTCTTGGAGATACAGACAGAATTAGGATTATTGAACCACTTGAAGTAGTAGATTTCCATAACTTCTTGTCTAGATCACATCTGATTTTAACAGACAGTGGTGGAATTCAAGAAGAAGCACCAAGCTTAGGAAAACCTGTTCTAGTTATGAGGGATACAACCGAAAGGCCTGAAGGAATAGCTGCAGGAACACTAAAGCTTGTTGGAACGGATGAAGAAGTTATTTATAAAACATTTAAGCAATTACTAGAAGATCAAAGCGAATACGATAAAATGAGTAAAGCAAGCAACCCTTATGGAGATGGATTTGCAAGTAAGAGGATAGTTGATATTTTAGAAGAGGGTCTTTAG
- a CDS encoding putative holin-like toxin: MSTYEAISLMILFSMLISTQGDGGFVLLMIVVKIYLWGCSEVTRNYSK; this comes from the coding sequence ATGAGTACATATGAGGCAATATCACTAATGATACTGTTTTCTATGCTTATCTCAACACAAGGGGACGGAGGTTTTGTGTTGTTGATGATTGTTGTTAAAATTTATCTTTGGGGATGTTCAGAAGTTACAAGAAACTATAGTAAATAG
- a CDS encoding nucleotidyltransferase substrate binding protein codes for MDFQDTRWIQRFNNYKKALKQLEEAVELMEKRELTNLEKQGVIQAFEYTHELAWKTLKDFLENRGNTNIYGSRDATKEAFALGLIENGEAWMQMIKSRNITSHTYDEGTADEIIALIKNSYFDAFEELRIKMNEFQRKENKKL; via the coding sequence ATGGATTTTCAGGATACTCGTTGGATACAAAGATTTAATAATTACAAGAAAGCATTGAAGCAGCTTGAAGAAGCAGTGGAATTGATGGAAAAAAGAGAACTTACAAACCTTGAGAAACAAGGAGTTATACAAGCATTTGAATACACCCATGAATTAGCCTGGAAAACTTTAAAGGATTTTCTTGAAAATAGAGGCAATACAAATATATATGGTTCAAGGGATGCTACAAAAGAAGCCTTTGCTCTAGGACTAATAGAAAATGGAGAAGCTTGGATGCAGATGATAAAAAGCCGTAATATTACAAGTCATACATACGATGAAGGTACAGCCGATGAGATTATTGCTTTAATAAAAAATTCATACTTTGACGCTTTTGAAGAGTTAAGAATCAAAATGAATGAATTTCAAAGAAAAGAGAATAAAAAGCTATGA
- a CDS encoding nucleotidyltransferase domain-containing protein → MKYGLKESILASILEVFSRHSKIEKVLLYGSRAKGNYKNGSDIDLTFIGKNINLEDINKLHLELDELYLPYSFDLSIFEKIENKDLIDHINRVGIIIYEGHKGTI, encoded by the coding sequence ATGAAATATGGTCTAAAAGAAAGTATATTGGCAAGTATTCTTGAGGTTTTTTCTAGACATTCAAAAATTGAAAAAGTGTTACTTTACGGCTCACGGGCAAAAGGCAATTATAAAAATGGCTCAGATATAGACTTGACTTTTATTGGTAAAAATATAAATCTAGAGGATATAAATAAACTGCATTTAGAATTGGATGAACTATATTTACCCTATAGTTTTGATTTATCTATATTTGAAAAGATAGAGAATAAAGATTTGATTGATCACATTAACAGAGTTGGAATAATAATATACGAAGGACACAAGGGGACGATTTGA
- a CDS encoding putative holin-like toxin, protein MSTYEAISLMILFSMLILSLISYLDRNKNQRK, encoded by the coding sequence ATGAGTACATATGAGGCAATATCACTAATGATACTGTTTTCTATGTTGATTCTATCGCTTATCTCCTATCTAGATAGGAATAAGAACCAAAGGAAATAA
- a CDS encoding stalk domain-containing protein, whose translation MKKISKIAALALSISLFLGSLSLASGITPSLEVDKSIIGVMVNYRHLQFDQDPVMMEGRTLVPVAAIFKELHLSVLWDAETRTVVGSTHDEELVIMITLDSKTAYINGEEVELQAPATAINGRTMVPVRFIAEATGATVDWDAEENLVIIKTPGTGSYEDMFHEEIFYEDKVMLTEEELLALPEEE comes from the coding sequence ATGAAAAAAATATCAAAAATAGCAGCATTAGCCTTATCGATCAGTTTGTTCTTAGGTAGTTTATCATTAGCATCAGGAATCACACCATCACTTGAAGTAGACAAAAGTATTATCGGTGTTATGGTAAATTACAGACACTTACAATTTGACCAAGACCCTGTAATGATGGAGGGAAGGACATTAGTTCCAGTAGCAGCTATCTTTAAAGAGTTACATCTAAGTGTATTATGGGATGCTGAAACAAGAACTGTTGTAGGTTCAACTCATGATGAAGAACTAGTAATAATGATTACTTTAGATAGTAAAACAGCATACATAAATGGTGAAGAAGTGGAACTCCAAGCACCAGCTACAGCTATTAACGGGAGAACGATGGTTCCGGTAAGATTTATTGCAGAAGCTACAGGGGCCACAGTAGATTGGGATGCAGAAGAAAATCTTGTGATCATAAAAACTCCTGGTACAGGATCTTATGAAGATATGTTTCACGAAGAAATTTTCTATGAAGATAAAGTAATGCTAACAGAAGAAGAATTATTAGCATTACCAGAAGAAGAGTAA
- a CDS encoding nucleotidyltransferase domain-containing protein: MQDYVLNEIKEIAIKYEVEKVVLFGSRARGDHSETSDYDIAIFEKDLSLISKTLLCSDIEEIHTLKKIDVVFVNKDLNDKVMENIKNEGVVIYEQARNQTD, from the coding sequence ATGCAAGATTATGTTTTGAATGAAATAAAAGAAATAGCTATTAAATATGAAGTTGAAAAGGTTGTTTTGTTCGGATCCCGTGCTAGGGGAGATCATTCAGAAACTAGTGATTATGATATTGCAATTTTTGAAAAAGACCTATCACTTATAAGTAAAACATTGTTGTGTTCAGATATTGAAGAAATCCATACATTGAAGAAAATTGACGTAGTATTTGTGAATAAAGACCTAAATGATAAAGTTATGGAGAATATTAAGAATGAGGGTGTAGTTATATATGAGCAAGCTAGAAACCAAACTGATTAA
- a CDS encoding nucleotidyltransferase substrate binding protein, with translation MSKLETKLINFKNALDRLREAVVEFKREDASDVVRDGLIQRFEFTYELSWKAMKEYLEDIGIMDKNSPKAVIKEAYFQKIIVNEKNWLLMLQDRNMTSHVYREEMAEEIAERIVTYYIKEFEVVLEKLRIQV, from the coding sequence ATGAGCAAGCTAGAAACCAAACTGATTAATTTTAAGAATGCATTAGATAGATTGAGGGAAGCCGTTGTAGAGTTCAAACGAGAGGATGCAAGTGATGTGGTTCGTGATGGTCTAATTCAAAGATTTGAATTTACTTATGAGCTTTCTTGGAAAGCAATGAAAGAATATCTAGAGGATATTGGAATCATGGATAAAAATTCACCAAAAGCAGTTATTAAAGAGGCTTATTTTCAAAAAATTATTGTTAATGAAAAAAATTGGTTACTTATGTTGCAAGATAGGAACATGACATCACATGTATATAGAGAAGAAATGGCTGAGGAAATAGCTGAAAGAATAGTAACTTACTATATTAAAGAGTTTGAAGTAGTCTTAGAAAAGTTAAGGATACAAGTGTAA
- the istA gene encoding IS21 family transposase translates to MTKYREILRLHSQGISQRGIAASCQCSRNTVSAVIKRADECGISWPFQKDMSDGQLQELMFPEKALPTSRKIPDCEYIHKEMAKSGVTLSLLWNEYCEECRLIGEIPLMYSQFCRYYHRYANTKKATMYIHRKPGEQMEVDWAGQTAEIVDRNTGDVLVAYVFVAVLSCSQYAYVEAFLSQNQENWIAAHVNAYKFFGGITRILVPDNLKTGVDRISWYTPTINKTYHEMAEHYGTAVIPARVRKPKDKPNVEGAVGIISTWIIAAIRKQQFFSLRELNTAIHEKLSEFNRKPFQKKPGSRLSVFLEEEKHALMPLPATPYELALWKTATVQFNYHISVEKMHYSVPYEYIKHKVDVRMTRTVIEVFFNNHRIASHIRKHGRVGQYSTIVEHMPEDHKSYTTWNAERFISWATGIGPNTAIAIKSILSAHKIQQQGYKSCMGLLKLVDKYSVLRLEEACKKALSYTPQPSYKSIQTILKTGQDKLFKEADPAPTTKENTANFGFTRGAGYYGGNE, encoded by the coding sequence ATGACCAAGTACCGTGAAATCCTTCGGCTTCATAGCCAAGGTATCAGTCAACGAGGCATTGCAGCAAGCTGCCAATGTTCTCGCAATACCGTATCTGCCGTCATCAAACGTGCAGATGAATGCGGTATATCATGGCCCTTTCAGAAAGATATGTCTGATGGCCAGCTCCAGGAATTGATGTTTCCTGAAAAAGCCTTGCCTACATCAAGAAAAATACCAGATTGTGAGTACATCCACAAAGAAATGGCTAAGAGTGGTGTCACCTTAAGTCTTTTATGGAATGAGTACTGTGAAGAATGTAGGCTGATTGGCGAAATTCCACTGATGTATAGTCAATTCTGTAGGTATTATCATAGGTATGCCAATACCAAGAAAGCTACTATGTATATCCATCGTAAGCCTGGGGAACAAATGGAGGTAGATTGGGCTGGACAAACAGCTGAGATCGTTGACCGTAATACAGGAGATGTGCTGGTCGCATATGTCTTCGTAGCAGTCTTATCCTGCAGCCAATATGCTTATGTAGAGGCATTTCTATCCCAGAATCAAGAAAATTGGATAGCAGCCCATGTAAATGCCTATAAATTTTTTGGTGGAATAACAAGAATCCTTGTCCCTGACAATCTAAAAACAGGGGTAGACAGAATATCTTGGTACACACCAACCATTAACAAAACCTATCATGAAATGGCAGAGCATTACGGTACTGCTGTTATCCCTGCCCGTGTTCGTAAACCTAAAGACAAACCCAATGTTGAAGGGGCAGTAGGTATCATATCTACATGGATCATTGCTGCCATAAGAAAACAGCAGTTTTTTTCCTTAAGGGAGCTAAATACAGCAATCCATGAGAAGCTTTCAGAATTTAATAGGAAACCCTTTCAGAAAAAACCAGGTAGCAGACTTAGCGTGTTTCTTGAAGAAGAGAAACACGCCCTCATGCCACTGCCTGCCACCCCATACGAGCTAGCCCTTTGGAAAACAGCCACCGTACAATTCAATTATCACATATCAGTAGAAAAAATGCACTACTCCGTTCCCTATGAATATATCAAGCATAAAGTAGATGTCCGTATGACTAGAACTGTAATAGAAGTCTTTTTTAATAACCATCGCATTGCCTCCCATATAAGGAAGCATGGTAGAGTAGGACAATATAGTACCATAGTAGAACACATGCCTGAAGACCATAAAAGCTATACTACTTGGAACGCCGAAAGGTTCATTTCTTGGGCTACTGGTATCGGTCCTAATACAGCTATAGCCATTAAATCCATATTATCAGCCCATAAAATACAACAACAGGGCTATAAATCCTGCATGGGGCTTTTAAAGCTAGTAGATAAATATTCAGTCCTTCGCTTGGAAGAAGCCTGCAAGAAAGCCCTTTCCTATACACCCCAGCCTAGCTATAAAAGCATTCAAACCATACTGAAAACTGGTCAAGATAAACTTTTCAAAGAAGCAGATCCTGCACCAACTACTAAAGAAAACACTGCGAACTTTGGATTTACCAGAGGTGCAGGTTACTATGGAGGTAATGAATAA
- a CDS encoding transposase, with the protein MPRRGREKSSTGVYHVILRGINRQIIFEDDQDYEKLLETIKDHKEKSGYEIYAYCLMSNHIHLLIKEGEEELGRVFRRIGATYVYWYNWKYNRRGHLFQDRFKSEVVETDGYLLMVLRYIHQNPLKAGMVKKIQEYRWSSYKEYTEKTKVCDIDFPLNLFSKDRQKALKLFKEFNEEINRDQCLEYNTNMRWKEQEVIDFVKEIAGVESPLDISGFEKTKRNEVIKQCREEGISIRQIERVTGISFGVIRRV; encoded by the coding sequence ATGCCAAGAAGAGGGAGAGAGAAAAGTAGCACTGGAGTATATCATGTAATTTTACGAGGGATTAACAGGCAAATAATTTTTGAGGATGATCAAGACTATGAAAAATTATTAGAAACAATAAAAGATCATAAAGAAAAAAGTGGGTATGAAATTTATGCTTATTGCCTTATGAGTAACCACATACACTTATTAATTAAAGAAGGGGAAGAGGAGTTAGGAAGAGTATTTCGAAGAATTGGGGCTACTTATGTGTATTGGTATAACTGGAAATATAATAGAAGAGGACATCTGTTTCAGGACCGATTCAAAAGTGAAGTAGTAGAAACCGATGGATATCTTTTAATGGTGCTACGATATATTCATCAAAATCCGTTAAAAGCAGGCATGGTGAAGAAGATACAAGAATATCGGTGGAGTAGTTATAAAGAATACACAGAAAAAACAAAGGTTTGTGATATAGATTTTCCTCTTAATTTATTTTCTAAAGATCGACAAAAAGCCCTAAAGCTATTTAAAGAATTTAATGAAGAAATAAATCGTGATCAATGCCTAGAATACAACACCAATATGAGGTGGAAAGAACAAGAGGTCATTGATTTTGTTAAAGAGATTGCAGGGGTTGAAAGTCCTTTAGATATTTCAGGCTTTGAAAAGACAAAGCGAAATGAAGTTATAAAGCAATGTAGAGAAGAAGGGATTTCTATAAGACAAATTGAAAGAGTAACGGGAATTAGTTTTGGAGTGATTCGCAGGGTGTAA